In the Flavobacterium acetivorans genome, one interval contains:
- the ytxJ gene encoding bacillithiol system redox-active protein YtxJ yields the protein MSFFTNIFNGSENQNDSNTKINWINLTDLGQLNEIISLSHEKPVAIFKHSTRCSVSRMALRQFEKEFDLSDKVTAYFLDLIAYRDVSDEIAIRFGVQHQSPQLVLIKEGKAVYNASHSDIDAEELKSIV from the coding sequence ATGAGTTTTTTTACAAATATTTTTAACGGTTCAGAAAACCAAAACGATTCTAATACTAAAATCAATTGGATTAATTTGACTGATTTGGGACAGCTAAACGAAATTATATCTTTATCGCATGAAAAACCAGTTGCTATCTTCAAACATAGTACGCGTTGTAGTGTGAGTAGAATGGCTTTGAGACAATTTGAAAAAGAGTTTGATTTATCAGATAAAGTTACAGCTTATTTTTTGGATTTAATAGCGTATCGTGATGTTTCTGATGAAATTGCCATTCGTTTTGGGGTACAACATCAATCGCCTCAATTAGTATTAATTAAGGAAGGAAAGGCGGTTTATAATGCTTCTCACAGTGATATTGACGCTGAGGAGTTGAAATCAATTGTATAA